The DNA segment AAGGATGCCACCGGTTACAAGGGGCTCTATTATCATTTCCTGGACATGAAGACCGGGCTTAGAACGTGGCGCAGCGAATTGTCCCTGATTGACAGCGCGCTTCTGATCGCCGGCATGATCACGTCAGCTGCGTATTTCAACCGGGATGACGAAGTCGAAAAGGAAATCCGCTCTCACGTCGATATGCTCTATGCAAGGGCAAACTGGGCCTGGGCGCTGGACGGTGACGGCGCTCTGTGGCTCGGATGGAAACCGCGCAGCGGCTTTCTGCCCTATCACTGGGAATCCTATAGCGAGGCGATCATCCTCTATACGCTGGCGCTCGCTTCGCCCTCCTATCCGATCGGCAAGGACAGCTATGATGCGTTTGCCGCGAAATTCGACTGGATGACGGTGAAGGGCAAGCCGTTCCTCTATGCCGGTCCCTTGTTCATCCACCTGTTCTCGCATGCCTGGATCGATTTTCGCGGAATCCGCGATGAGGCCGTGGCGGCCCATGATACGGATTATTTCGAAAATACCCGGCGCGCGATTGCCGTTCAGCGTGATTATGCGACGGCCAATCCGGGTGGCTTCACGGGCTATGGTGCCGATACATGGGGGCTGACCTCATGCGATGGCCCGCAGCGTCCGCGCCGCCTGCAGGATGGACGGCGCCAGCAATTTGCCGGTTATGCCGCGCGCGGCGCGCCAAATGGCCCCGACGACGGCACGCTTGCGCCCTGGGCGCCCCTGGCATGCTTGCCATTCGAGCCTCAGGCCGCCATATCAGGCACACGCCATATCCTGTCGAGCTATCCGGATGTCATGGCGGATGGGCGGTTTATCGGCAGTTTCAATCCGAGCGTTCCGGGCAAGACGGCGGAAGGGTGGCTCAACAATCGCAGCGTCGGCCTTGACCAGGGATTGCTGGTCATGATGATCGAAAACCACCGCACTGGGCTCTATTGGTCCATGCTGCGCGAAACGGTGGTGATACGGCGCGGCCTGAGACGGGCGGGTTTTTCCGGCGGCTGGCTTTGAGATCAGGGATCGTGCTTTTGGGGTCCTATCATCAGTCTCCATCATGAGGTAAACGGACCGTCAGAACATTTGAGGCGGCCCCTTGGACGACAATAGGGATCACGGCAGGTTTCGAGACGGTGATGCAGGGCAGGTGGCTGATGCCATCGTCTGGCAGGCACAGTATTTTCCACATGTCGCGATGTCGCAAGGTTTGCCAAGTGGCGACTTTGTTTCCGTCGATCGGGCGTGGCGCCGTGACGGGGAGATGATCGAACGCCTGCTCGCCTATCAGAACCGTTTCGCGTCCGGAATGGATGATCGCGTCAGGGGCGCTCATCTCGTGTCCTTTTACAGCCATCACCTCAGTGTTGCGGTGGCGGCAGTCTATCTGCGCGCGGGACTGGTCCCCGGCAAGGATCGCCTGGCATTCCGGTTTGAACCTGCCGTTCCCAACGACTGCGGTTCAGTCAATGCCCCCCAGCCAGCCGATGCCTGCCGCTTTCATTTTCGCGTCGAGAATTTTGCGCGCGGGCATGATTGGGCGACGTTGTTGCATGATGGTTTCGTCGAAAATTTCACGCCCATGATCGATGCGCTGCAGGCGCGCACCGGCCTTTCGCCCGTTGCGCAATGGCGGCTGGTGGCCGATGGTATTGCAGGGGCGTTTCTGGAGGCCGGTCTGGCGCTGGGCGAGGCGGAACGGGCGATGGCTGCGGCACTTGCTGTCATCAACGGAGCCGGCTCGCCGCTGTCTTTTGATGCGATGCGCTATCAGCGGATCAGCGCCGTCTGCAATGGGGTTGCCGTCGAGCGCTTATTCCGCTTGCGAAGCGGCTGCTGTCTCTACTACCGGACGCAGGGCGGTGATTTTTGCGATGTCTGCGTTCTCCTGGATGACGAGAGCAAAAAAAGCCGCCTGCGCGCCCATGTCGAGCGCACCGGCGGCCTCTGATCACGGTTGCCGCACGGACAAAACCCCGCGGCAACTTTATGGCTCAGGCCGATTTCAAAAACCGTTCGTTCAGATAGCCCGAGATGACGCCGAGCACGAGCCAGAAGGCCAGCGTCGTGGCCAAGGCGGCAACGGCGAATTCGGCGCCAAGCACGGCAGGAACCGGGCTCGACAAATCCGACGGCTGTGGCGCGCCATAGGCATGCGGCGCAGCGATCAGGACAAGACCGGCGATCTTGGCGACGATCTCGCCACGCAGCACGATGAGATAAAGTCCGGCCACAGAGAGAACGATCGCCGCGAGCCACCAGATTTTGCGGTCTTGCAGATCGGCTGCAGGAAAGCCCGGAAGTTCCGGCGGCAGGCCGACGGCCGGCAGGAGATGCACCGCAAGCCAGCCGCAAATGCCCCAGATCGCGCCGTTGCGCAACGTAATCGGCTGGTTGAACACCAGGCTTGCTCCGGCAAGCAGCAGGCCGAAACCGGCACCGGCCACCAGATTGGCAAGCAGCGTGCCGGAGAAACGGCTCATGCCGAACATGATGCCGCCTTCTTCCTCATGCTCGCCCTCATGGGCATAGGCCGGCGTGACCGGCGAGAGTGCGGACAACATCTCGCCAATGACCGAGGACCGGTTGAGCGAGGACTGTTGCTGCTGCTGACCTTCGGTCGTGGCAGGCGGCTCGGCTGCGGGTTCCTTGACTTCGAATTCCTCGGCATGAAGGATGAGCGGGACAACCCGCAATTCCTGTGCCGCCGTCATGAAGACGCCCGCGATCAACCCAGCCACCAATGCGGCCAGAAGTGTTTTGACAATCATGTGATACCCCCAAAAATCAAGCGGAACTGATCGATCTGTCGTGCTCAACGCTTGCTGTGTTTCAATTCCCCACGGCAAAAACCGCCCGATGCAAAAGCATGGGCGCAATCCAGGGCCGCGCGATGTCCTGTCGGAAATCGGCGATCCCTCTCATCGATCAGGTGCGGAAAGCGCAAAGCCTTCCACCGTTCATCAATGGCAAGGGAAGCCGTAGGAGTGGCGGACGTCGTGGGCGGTGTCGTGCAGCACTGCAGAATTGGCAAGGCCTGCACCGAAGACCAGGAAACCACCGATCAACAGGGCGAGAACGGCCGTCGTGATGCGGTCGCTGAGAGAAAGCGGAATGCTTGAAACTGTAGTCGTAGCCATGACAACCTCCGTGATGGCGCGTGGAATATATCCCACTCAATTGGGCACCATGCCCTTCATCAACCGGCAGGTTTCCTGGCTCGCGGCGTCAGGCGCTTTCGCGCCAAGGAGCCTGTCTCACCTTCCCGGGGCAGGGCTTGAAATCCCGTCGCCCTAGTGGCTTTTACCGGCTGAACAAACCGGCATGACAAACTCTGACCGCTCTACAGTCGCGGGGTCGGCCGTGATGAAGATGCCCAGAATGGGTCCACCCGTCACGTTCCCATTTACTCCCCGAAAGCGCCTCGCCCCCAGGGAACCAATTGATCCCGCAATGATTATGCCGTCGTATCATGCATGTCAATTCGGCGCTGCGACCTCCAATGACGTATTGCAGCTCTTGATTTTTCCCCGCAATGTCTAAATTGGATATGTAGTACAACCTGGTATGCGCTCAAGTTGCAACCCGGTTTTTTCAAGAAACACTCAATGGTTGTTTGAATTGAAAGATACTCTTCTTATTCACCGGAACAATAGTTCTTTAGCAATCTTGGTGTAGAATGCGGCGGCGCTGACACGCGAAGCATCACCCACAGAGAAGACCATGAAAGCGGCGAGGTCCGAACAGGAATTTCAGAATATTCTTCGCCGCTTGGGAATTGCGCTCGACGCTTCTCAGATCGGGGTGTGGGAGCACGATACGCAGAAGGACGAAGTCGTCTGGGACCTGCAAATGCATCGGCTCTACGCAACGGGCAAGACACAGAAGCGCGTCAAGGCGGCGGTGTGGATGAATGCGATTCATCCCGATGATTTTGTGCAAGCGCAAGCGGATTTCGATCTCGCGATTGCAACAGGCGACGTTTATTCGTCGGAATACCGGATCATCCTGCCGGACGGCGAAACCCGCCATCTGCGCTCGCGTGCCTATTGTTTCGAGGAAGACGGCCACATCACCTTCATCGGTGCCGAGTGGGACGTGACGGCGGATGTGCTGCTCAATCGCGAATTGCGGCGGCAGAAGGCGATTGCCGAAGCGCGCGCCGTTGCGCTGGAAGTGAGCTCCGAGCGGATACAGCATGCCGCCGAGCACGATTCCCTGACAGGGCTTCCAAACCGCCGCTTTTTCGACCGTCGGCTGGCGGAGCTTGCCGAGGGGGAGGGCCCGGAGAAGCTGGCGATCCTGCATATTGGTCTCGACCGGTTCAAACAGATCAACGACGCGGCCGGCCATGCGGCGGGCGACGATGTCCTGCGGTCCTGCGCGCGGCGTATTGAGGCCGGCGTTCCGAAAAACTCGTTCATCGCCCGCGTCAGCGGTGATGAATTTGCCGTTCTGATCGCAAACTTCGTCTCCCTGGAAGACCTCAAAGCCCGGGCCGAGCGGCTGACACAGGGGCTGAAGCAGTCGGTCTGGCACAATGACGAGGTCCTGCACACCGGCGGCTCCATCGGCGTCGCCGCAGCCAGCGGACGCAATATTGCAAGCCTTCTGGCGCAGTCCGACATTGCGCTCAACCGGGCGAAAAAGCTCGGCAGGGGACGTGTCGAAGTCTATTCCGCACAGCTGAAAGCGCAGCTCAACGCCGAGCAGCGGATCGGCCGTCAGTTTTCGCATGGTCTGGAGAAAGGCGAGTTCGTTCCCTTCTATCAGGCGCAGGTCGATGCACGGACCCGGCGCGTCGTCGGGATGGAAGTTCTGGCGCGCTGGCGCCATCCCAAGCGTGGATTGATCATGCCGGGGGAATTCATCAAGGTTGCGGCGGGTCTTGGCCGGCTGGACGATCTTGATGCCGCCATCCTTAAAGCGGCGCTCAGGGATCGCGAGGCCTGGACGCGCCGGGGCGTGGATGTTCCGCGCATCTCCGTCAATGTGTCGGCCGCCCGCCTGTCGGATCCATTGTTGATCGACGAACTCAAGCGTCTCGGCGTTCAGCCGGACATGCTGTCCTTCGAATTGCTGGAAACCATTTTCCTCGACGACAGCGAGGATGATGTGTTTGCCAATGTTGCCGGGCTGAAGGCCATGGGCATCGATATCGAGATCGATGATTTCGGCTCCGGCCACGCGTCGATTATCGGGCTGGTCAAGCTGAAACCACGGCGGATGAAGATCGACCGGCAGCTGGTCTTGCCGATCACCACATCGCGTGAGCAGAAACGGCTGCTGCGCTCGATCATCGATATTGCCAAGGCGCTGAATATCGAAGTGATTGCCGAAGGGGTGGAGACACAGGAACACGCCAAGCTGTTGACGCGGCTTGGCTGCGATATCCTGCAGGGCTATGCTATAGCCTATCCGGCCCCGGCCGCCGACATGCTGGCCCGGCTGACGGAGGATGACCCGCAAGCCCTTGCCGTCCAGCACTGACGGCGTTTCCCGTCCTTATTCCTGCTTTCCCAACAGATCCTGCATGACGGCGATGATGCGCCGGTGCTGGTGGGCGTGGCGTGTGCGGATGCTGGTCGCCGCATAGATCGCCTGCTGGATGAGGGGTGCATCCTCAATCGGAAAGGCGGTGCCTTCATCCGCAAGCTTCATTGCGGTGGCGCGCGTCACATAGGCTGCGCCGGCAAGCGTTTTCAACAGGCCGGTGATGGCGATGTTCTGTCCTGACGCCAGCGGTGCGGAGGACAGTTGCGGCAGGGCGAGGCGGTGCGCACGGTCGAATGCCGGGGAATAGACGGCCTGGATATAGGTCTCCGGCTGCAATTCGGCGACCGTTTTCACTGTTGTGGCGACCAGCGTATAGGTCATGTCGCCGATGCGCTCGTAGTGCAGGTCGGGCAGGTAGTGCGGCGTATAGAGGATGGCGAGATCGAGATCGCCGGCGGCCAGATCGCGGTTCATCTGGTTGGAATAATCGGCTTCCATATAGATCGAGGTGGTCGGCAGATCAGTGCGGACGGCGGACAGCCATTTCCCGGCAAAGGCTTCGGCCAGATCATGCTGGATGCCCAGCCGCATGGAGCGCTCATAGGTTCCGGCATTTTCGACCGCCCGCGTCGCCTCGTGCCATTGATGCTGCAGCGCCTTGGCATGGTCGAGGAACCGCAGGCCGGATGCCGTCGGCGCAGTGCCGCCCTTGTTGCGGGTAAAGAGCTTGCGGTTGAACTGTGCCTCCAATGCCTTGACGCGGTGGGAGACGGTCGATTGCGTGATGTTCAGCCGCTCGGCCGTACGGTTGAAGCTACGGGTTTCCATCAGGTCGAGGAAGGTTTCGATGAGGTCGATCTGCATGGGGTGTCCGGTGTGTTGTGGTACAAACCCCTCCCCAACCCTCCCCACAAGGGGGAGGGGGTTTACGGGGGATGTCGTTCGCCCTTTGCAGAGCAGCCACAGCGGCGAGGCATACTCTGTATACTCCCTCCCCCTTGTGGGGAGGGTCGGGGAGGGGTTTTCTTCATCTCCAATCTAATCGAATTCTTCGATCAATAAAGCGAATTCTGGCCGCTTGATGCGGGAGTGCTTCGTTGCGAAAACTTGTCCCAAAACAAGGGAACAGACATGTCGAATTTGCCGTCTCATGCACGCGTCGTGATCATCGGGGGAGGTGCTGTCGGCGCGTCCTGTCTCTACCATCTGGCCAAGGCCGGCTGGACCGACTGCGTGCTTCTGGAAAAGAACGAGCTGACGGCCGGATCGACATGGCATGCGGCGGGCAATGTGCCGACATTCTCCTCGTCCTGGTCGATCATGAACATGCAGCGCTATTCGGCGTCGCTTTACCGCGAACTTGGCGATCTCGTCGATTATCCGATGAACTATCATGTCACCGGCTCGATCCGGCTCGGCCATTCGAAGGAACGGCTGCAGGAATTCAAGCGCGTCGTCGGCATGGGCCGCTATCAGGGCATGGACCTCGACATTCTGTCGCCCGATCAGATCAAGTCGAAATATCCGTTTTTGGAAACCCACGACCTGACCGGCGCGCTCTACGATCCCTATGACGGCGATATCGATCCGGCGCAGCTGACGCAGGCTCTTGCGAAGGGTGCCCGCGACCTGGGTGCGAAGATCTTCCGCTTCTGTCCCGCCACCGGCGCCCGCCGGGACAACGACGAATGGATCATTTCGACGCCGCAGGGCGACATCCGGTGCGATTATGTCGTCAATGCCGCCGGTTATTATGCCCGCGAGGTCGGCAAATGGTTCGGCCGCGATGTGCCGATGATGGTGATGAGCCATCAATATATGCTGTTTGAGGAAATTCCGGAGCTGGCGGCCTGGTCGAAGGAAGCCGGGCACAAATTGCCGCTTCTGCGCGATGTCGATAGTTCCTATTACCTGCGCCAGGAAAAGTCCGGGATGAATCTCGGGCCTTACGAGAAAAACTGCAAGGCGCACTGGATCACGCCCGATGATCCCATGCCGGAGGATTTCTCGTTCCAGCTGTTCCCCGATGATCTCGAGCGGCTGGAATGGTATCTGAACGACGCCGTCGAGCGCGTGCCCATCCTCGGCACTGCCGGACTGTCGCGGATGATCAATGGACCGATCCCCTATGCGCCGGACGGCAATCCGCTGATCGGGCCGATGCCGGGCGTTCCCAATGCATTCGAGGCCTGTGTCTTTACCTTCGGCATCTGCCAGGCGGGTGGTGCGGGCAAGGTTTTGGCCGAATGGGTGACCGAGGGGCAGACGGAATGGGACATGTGGTCCTGCGATCCGCGCCGCTTTACCAGCTACACGGATCAGGATTACTGCATCGCCAAGGGCATGGAAATTTATGGCCATGAATATGCCATGCATTTTCCGAAACACGCCTGGCCGGCCGGACGCAACAAGAAGCTATCGCCGATCCACGACCGGATTGCAGCGCTGGGCGCGCAGTTCAAGCCCTATAATGGCTGGGAGCGCGCCAACTGGTACGCCAAGCCGGGCGACGATCTTTCCGAGGCGGCGACCCAGACCTGGAACCGGGCGGGCCCCTGGCAGAAGCGCATCGAGGAGGAATGCCTTGCGGTGCGCGATGCTGCCGGCATTCTCGATCTGCCCGGATTTTCCCGTTTCCGCCTGAAGGGCGAGGGTGCGCGCGACTGGCTGCTGGGTCTGACCACCGGCAAGGTGCCAAAGCCCGGCCGCATCGGTCTGGCCTATTTCTCCGACGACAAGGGCCGCATCGTCACTGAAATGTCGGTCATGGCGCTGGAGGAGGATTTCTTCTTCCTGATCACGGCGGCGACCGCGCAATGGCATGATTTCGAGTGGCTGCAAAAGCATCTGCCGAAGGACGCGGCGTTTACGCTGGATGATGTCACTGAAAGCTTCACCTGCCAGATTCTGTCCGGTCCGAAGTCGCGGGATATTCTGGCCGAGGTTTCCGGCGCCGATCTTACCAAAGGCTGGCTGACGCATCAGCCGGTGCAGATCGCCGGACTGTGGTGCCAGCTGGTGCGCGTGTCCTTTGCCGGTGAACTCGGCTGGGAAATCCACACCAAGATCGAGGATACCGCTGCAATCTTCGATGCCGTCTGGGCGGCCGGTCAAAAGCATGGGTTAAAGCCTTTCGGCATGGAGGCGCTGGACAGCCTGCGTATCGAGAAAGGATACCGTGCGTGGAAGGGCGATCTTTCGACCGACTACACCATTCTGCAGGGTGGCCTTGAGCGCTTCGTCGATTGGGCCAAGCCCGACTTCAAGGGCAAGGCGGCGCTGGAGCGCGAGAAGCAGCAGGGCGTGACGAAGCGCTTCGTGACGCTGGTGGTGGACGCTGCAGATTGCGACGCGCCCTATATGTCGACGCTCTGGCATGGCGGAAAAGTGGTCGGCGAAACGACGTCCGGCAACTGGGGTTACCGGATCGGCAAATCGGTGGCGCTCGGCATGCTGCGTGCCGATCTGGCCGAGCCCGGAACCGAGGTCGAGGTCGAGATTTACGGCGACCGCTTCAAGGCGGTGGTGCAAGCGGACGAGCCGCTGTTTGATCCCAAGAATGAGAGACTGCGCGCATGAGCAAGCCCATCCCCAAAAAGGCCCGCGCGGTCATAATCGGCGGCGGCGTCTCCGGCTGTTCGGTCGCCTATCATCTGGCGAAGCTCGGCTGGACGGACGTGGTCCTGCTGGAGCGCAAGCAGCTGACATCGGGCACGACCTGGCATGCGGCAGGCCTGATCGGGCAGTTGCGCGCCTCGCAGAACATGACGCGTCTCGCCAAATATTCGGCCGATCTCTACACCAGGCTGGAGGCCGAAACCGGCATCGGCACAGGCATGCGCCAATGCGGTTCGATCACCGTTGCACTCACCGAAGAGCGCAAGCAGGAAATCTACCGGCAGGCCTCGCTTGCCCGCGCCTTCGATGTCGATGTGCGCGAAATTTCCCCCGATGAAGTGAAGGCGATGTATCCGCATCTGAACGTTTCGGATGTGGTTGCCGCCGTGCATCTGCCGCTCGACGGACAGTGCGATCCCGCCAATATTGCGATGGCGCTTGCCAAGGGTGCCCGCCAGAACGGCGCGACGATCCTGGAAGGCGTCAAGGTCACGGCGGTTCACAAGAAGGACGGCCGGGTGTCCGGCGTCACCTGCGAGCAAAATGGCGAGATGTTTACGATCGAGACCGAGAACGTCGTCAATGCCGCCGGCATGTGGGGCAGGGAGCTTGCCAACATGTCGGGGGTCACCGTGCCGCTGCATGCCTGCGAGCACTTCTATATCGTCACCGAGCCGGTCGCCGGATTGCAGCGTCTGCCGGTGCTGCGCGTGCCGGACGAGTGCACCTATTACAAGGAGGATGCCGGCAAGATGCTGGTCGGTGCCTTCGAGCTGAAGGCCAAGCCCTGGGGCATGGATGGGATCAGCGAGGATTTCTGCTTCGACCAGCTGCCGGAGGATTTCGACCATTTCGCGCCGATCCTCGAAAAGGCGGTCGGCCGCATGCCGATGCTGGAAACGGCGGGGATCCACACGTTCTTCAACGGCCCGGAAAGCTTTACGCCCGACGACCGCTACTATCTGGGCGAAGCGCCGGAGCTGAAGGGATATTGGGTCGCGGCCGGGTACAATTCGATCGGCATCGTCTCCTCCGGCGGCGCCGGCATGGCGCTGGCGCAATGGATGAATGACGGCGAGCCGCCGTTTGATCTCTGGGAAGTGGATATCCGCCGGGCGCAGCCGTTTCAGAAGAACCGCACCTATCTCAAGGAACGGGTCACCGAAACGCTTGGCCTTCTCTATGCCGACCATTTCCCCTATCGCCAGATGGCGACGGCACGCGGCGTGCGGCGCACGCCTTTGCATGAACATCTGAAGGCACGCGGTGCCGTGTTCGGCGAAGTGGCGGGCTGGGAGCGGGCCAACTGGTTTGCCAGGGACGGCCAGGAGCGGGAATATAAATATAGCTGGAAACGGCAGAACTGGTTCGACAACCAGCGCGATGAACATCTGGCGATCCGCAATGGCGCCGGTTTGATCGACATGACCTCGTTCGGCAAGATCCGTGTCGAGGGCCGCGATGCTTTGGCCTTCCTGCAAAAGCTCTGTGCCAACCAGCTGGATGTCGCCACAAACCGCATCGTTTATACCCAGATGCTGAATGCCCGTGGCGGCATCGAGAGCGACCTGACGGTCACGCGCCTTTCGGAAACCGCTTTCCTGCTGGTCGTTCCCGGCGCCACGCTGCAGCGCGACCTTGCCTGGCTGCGCAAGCATCTGGCCGATGAATTCGCTGTCGTCACCGACGTGACTGCGGCGGAATCGGTGCTTTGCGTCATGGGGCCGAAGGCGCGTGATCTCATGCAAAAAGTCAGCCCCAACGATTTTTCCAATGCCGCGCATCCGTTCGGGTCGGCACGGGAGATCGAGATCGGCATGGGGCTGGCACGCGCGCACCGCGTCACCTATGTCGGCGAACTCGGCTGGGAGCTTTATGTCTCCAGCGATCAGACGGCGCATGTGTTCGAGACGCTCGAAGCAGCGGG comes from the Pararhizobium qamdonense genome and includes:
- a CDS encoding GcvT family protein is translated as MSNLPSHARVVIIGGGAVGASCLYHLAKAGWTDCVLLEKNELTAGSTWHAAGNVPTFSSSWSIMNMQRYSASLYRELGDLVDYPMNYHVTGSIRLGHSKERLQEFKRVVGMGRYQGMDLDILSPDQIKSKYPFLETHDLTGALYDPYDGDIDPAQLTQALAKGARDLGAKIFRFCPATGARRDNDEWIISTPQGDIRCDYVVNAAGYYAREVGKWFGRDVPMMVMSHQYMLFEEIPELAAWSKEAGHKLPLLRDVDSSYYLRQEKSGMNLGPYEKNCKAHWITPDDPMPEDFSFQLFPDDLERLEWYLNDAVERVPILGTAGLSRMINGPIPYAPDGNPLIGPMPGVPNAFEACVFTFGICQAGGAGKVLAEWVTEGQTEWDMWSCDPRRFTSYTDQDYCIAKGMEIYGHEYAMHFPKHAWPAGRNKKLSPIHDRIAALGAQFKPYNGWERANWYAKPGDDLSEAATQTWNRAGPWQKRIEEECLAVRDAAGILDLPGFSRFRLKGEGARDWLLGLTTGKVPKPGRIGLAYFSDDKGRIVTEMSVMALEEDFFFLITAATAQWHDFEWLQKHLPKDAAFTLDDVTESFTCQILSGPKSRDILAEVSGADLTKGWLTHQPVQIAGLWCQLVRVSFAGELGWEIHTKIEDTAAIFDAVWAAGQKHGLKPFGMEALDSLRIEKGYRAWKGDLSTDYTILQGGLERFVDWAKPDFKGKAALEREKQQGVTKRFVTLVVDAADCDAPYMSTLWHGGKVVGETTSGNWGYRIGKSVALGMLRADLAEPGTEVEVEIYGDRFKAVVQADEPLFDPKNERLRA
- a CDS encoding (2Fe-2S)-binding protein, with amino-acid sequence MDDNRDHGRFRDGDAGQVADAIVWQAQYFPHVAMSQGLPSGDFVSVDRAWRRDGEMIERLLAYQNRFASGMDDRVRGAHLVSFYSHHLSVAVAAVYLRAGLVPGKDRLAFRFEPAVPNDCGSVNAPQPADACRFHFRVENFARGHDWATLLHDGFVENFTPMIDALQARTGLSPVAQWRLVADGIAGAFLEAGLALGEAERAMAAALAVINGAGSPLSFDAMRYQRISAVCNGVAVERLFRLRSGCCLYYRTQGGDFCDVCVLLDDESKKSRLRAHVERTGGL
- a CDS encoding bifunctional diguanylate cyclase/phosphodiesterase, translated to MKAARSEQEFQNILRRLGIALDASQIGVWEHDTQKDEVVWDLQMHRLYATGKTQKRVKAAVWMNAIHPDDFVQAQADFDLAIATGDVYSSEYRIILPDGETRHLRSRAYCFEEDGHITFIGAEWDVTADVLLNRELRRQKAIAEARAVALEVSSERIQHAAEHDSLTGLPNRRFFDRRLAELAEGEGPEKLAILHIGLDRFKQINDAAGHAAGDDVLRSCARRIEAGVPKNSFIARVSGDEFAVLIANFVSLEDLKARAERLTQGLKQSVWHNDEVLHTGGSIGVAAASGRNIASLLAQSDIALNRAKKLGRGRVEVYSAQLKAQLNAEQRIGRQFSHGLEKGEFVPFYQAQVDARTRRVVGMEVLARWRHPKRGLIMPGEFIKVAAGLGRLDDLDAAILKAALRDREAWTRRGVDVPRISVNVSAARLSDPLLIDELKRLGVQPDMLSFELLETIFLDDSEDDVFANVAGLKAMGIDIEIDDFGSGHASIIGLVKLKPRRMKIDRQLVLPITTSREQKRLLRSIIDIAKALNIEVIAEGVETQEHAKLLTRLGCDILQGYAIAYPAPAADMLARLTEDDPQALAVQH
- a CDS encoding CbtA family protein; translated protein: MIVKTLLAALVAGLIAGVFMTAAQELRVVPLILHAEEFEVKEPAAEPPATTEGQQQQQSSLNRSSVIGEMLSALSPVTPAYAHEGEHEEEGGIMFGMSRFSGTLLANLVAGAGFGLLLAGASLVFNQPITLRNGAIWGICGWLAVHLLPAVGLPPELPGFPAADLQDRKIWWLAAIVLSVAGLYLIVLRGEIVAKIAGLVLIAAPHAYGAPQPSDLSSPVPAVLGAEFAVAALATTLAFWLVLGVISGYLNERFLKSA
- a CDS encoding glucoamylase family protein, translating into MLLKNETDTVILDRLQRAAFSYFLDFVNPENGLIADTSLPGAPSSIAATGFALSAYPTGVERGWMSREEAAAITLTTLRFFAKSPQSRSKDATGYKGLYYHFLDMKTGLRTWRSELSLIDSALLIAGMITSAAYFNRDDEVEKEIRSHVDMLYARANWAWALDGDGALWLGWKPRSGFLPYHWESYSEAIILYTLALASPSYPIGKDSYDAFAAKFDWMTVKGKPFLYAGPLFIHLFSHAWIDFRGIRDEAVAAHDTDYFENTRRAIAVQRDYATANPGGFTGYGADTWGLTSCDGPQRPRRLQDGRRQQFAGYAARGAPNGPDDGTLAPWAPLACLPFEPQAAISGTRHILSSYPDVMADGRFIGSFNPSVPGKTAEGWLNNRSVGLDQGLLVMMIENHRTGLYWSMLRETVVIRRGLRRAGFSGGWL
- a CDS encoding GcvT family protein, with the protein product MSKPIPKKARAVIIGGGVSGCSVAYHLAKLGWTDVVLLERKQLTSGTTWHAAGLIGQLRASQNMTRLAKYSADLYTRLEAETGIGTGMRQCGSITVALTEERKQEIYRQASLARAFDVDVREISPDEVKAMYPHLNVSDVVAAVHLPLDGQCDPANIAMALAKGARQNGATILEGVKVTAVHKKDGRVSGVTCEQNGEMFTIETENVVNAAGMWGRELANMSGVTVPLHACEHFYIVTEPVAGLQRLPVLRVPDECTYYKEDAGKMLVGAFELKAKPWGMDGISEDFCFDQLPEDFDHFAPILEKAVGRMPMLETAGIHTFFNGPESFTPDDRYYLGEAPELKGYWVAAGYNSIGIVSSGGAGMALAQWMNDGEPPFDLWEVDIRRAQPFQKNRTYLKERVTETLGLLYADHFPYRQMATARGVRRTPLHEHLKARGAVFGEVAGWERANWFARDGQEREYKYSWKRQNWFDNQRDEHLAIRNGAGLIDMTSFGKIRVEGRDALAFLQKLCANQLDVATNRIVYTQMLNARGGIESDLTVTRLSETAFLLVVPGATLQRDLAWLRKHLADEFAVVTDVTAAESVLCVMGPKARDLMQKVSPNDFSNAAHPFGSAREIEIGMGLARAHRVTYVGELGWELYVSSDQTAHVFETLEAAGAEIGLKLCGIHTLDSCRIEKAFRHFGHDITDEDHVLEAGLGFAVKAGKGDFIGRDAVLKKQDEGLSRRLVQFRLTDPEPLLFHNEAVVRDGKIVGTITSGNYGHHLGGAIGLGYVPCKGESEADVLGSAYEIEIAGTRVKADVSLAPMYDPKSERVRV
- a CDS encoding LysR family transcriptional regulator; amino-acid sequence: MQIDLIETFLDLMETRSFNRTAERLNITQSTVSHRVKALEAQFNRKLFTRNKGGTAPTASGLRFLDHAKALQHQWHEATRAVENAGTYERSMRLGIQHDLAEAFAGKWLSAVRTDLPTTSIYMEADYSNQMNRDLAAGDLDLAILYTPHYLPDLHYERIGDMTYTLVATTVKTVAELQPETYIQAVYSPAFDRAHRLALPQLSSAPLASGQNIAITGLLKTLAGAAYVTRATAMKLADEGTAFPIEDAPLIQQAIYAATSIRTRHAHQHRRIIAVMQDLLGKQE
- a CDS encoding CbtB domain-containing protein, which produces MATTTVSSIPLSLSDRITTAVLALLIGGFLVFGAGLANSAVLHDTAHDVRHSYGFPCH